The Patescibacteria group bacterium genome segment AGGTGGCCCATAATATTTTCTAAATTGATTCCCGGGCGGGTATTGAACCAAGTTACATAGGAGTAATACACCGCATTGTAGCCGTTACTGGAGCAAGCTACGATAACTGGCTGATCCGAAGTAGTGTTGCCGTCTGGTTGTTTCTGTAGCGTCGAGCACCGGGTAGACCAAATTAATAGTAAAATCAGCAATAGCAGTAACAGACTGATTCCCAGCCCTTGTTTTCCATGGGCTTTTAGTTGCTCGAGTAGTTTAATAAACGGCGCTGTTAATTTAGAAGTGCCGTTGAAAAGTTTTTCCATTACCTTAATGGATTAATTGTGCCACCAGCTGACCCAGCGTCTGTTGGATAAACAGAGCCGCAGTAGTCATGCCGTTTTGTACACTGGTAATTAGCTTGCTCAGTAAGCCTGGATCGGCAGAAGCAGTGGGGGATGCTGCTGCCGGAGCAGTGATAGAAGCAGCCGGCGCGGTTTGAGTGGTGGTAGCCGGATTCAAATTAGCAGCCGAAGAAGGTTTTAAATTAAATAGCTCAGTGAAGAAACCGGCGATAGTATTGGTTTGATTTTCTTCAGTAGTGGTTGTATTAGTTGCTTCTGTAGTGGGAGCCGCACTCTGAGTGCGAGGCGTCGTTATATCAATAATTGGCACTTCCTCGGCAGCTCTAATTAACACCGAGGTAGCCGCGATTAGTTCAGTGCCATTGACTTGGACGGTGATAGTGACGGAACCGGGTAGTTTGGGAATAACCAATCCATTCGTGTCTACCGTGGCAACATTAGAGTCGCTCGTTGTCCATTTAAGCGACCCGCTAGTAGTAGAAATTTGTTTCCCGTCTTGATCGAGCACGATCACTAATGGCCGAAAAGTGGCCGGAGTGTATTTATTCAAAACTAATGTACTATGAAACGGCAGAACGGCGATGCTGGCTGGTACGGCCGGGGGTTCGTTCTCGGCAGTTTCTTTTTCCAACTGCAAAGTTGAAATAGTGTAGATTTGGGCGCCGGCGGTAAATTTAATCAGGATGCTTCCATTGGTCACTTGAATAGTTTTAACTAAAGTGCGGATAGTTTTAAAAGTAAAACCGACCCCATTAATATTTAAAGTGCCGAAAGCTTTTACGTAAATATTATGGCTGCCATTGCTGACGCCTAAAATGGTGACTTCATTCTTTTCTAGAATCTGTAAATAATTACCGAAGTTCTTGATGCCGGTTTCTTTTGGCCAGATTTCGAAATCAGTCCGGGTAATTCCTTTAATATCAGAACCAAAATCGATTGTAGGTTGGCCGTGGAAAAGCACTTCACCGGCTGAGGGGGATACATCCGTAATGGTTTGCACAGTGGCTTCAGTCGCCTGTAGTTCGCTTCCTTCCGCAAGAGCTATCTCTTCCGGCAAACCGGCGGCCATTGATTGGCTAAACAGAAACGCTAAAACTACTCCCACTGAAATAATGGCTAGGAGTTCTTGCTCGATTAGATTGATAAATTGTTTGCCGAGACGGCTAATTTTTATTTGTTTCATGTTTGTTTTTCTTTTTACCCAGAGTCCCCTGGGGGACCGGATGGTTTATCTGATTTCGCCAGCAATCGGACCCAACTTTTGTATTTAATTTTATTATACCACAATTAAATTTTTTTGTCAACTGGAACCAAGTGGTGTTGGGATATAAGAGTATAGATAGGTCCATGAGGAGTGAGGGTGCTCGCCATTAAATCAATACTGGTTGCGGACATAATAGCAGGTAGGGTGATGACACCATTTAAAGATTGGAGTTTATTCAAAGTGACAACGTCGAGAGATTTGACGCGAGCTAAAGTAATATGAGGCTGAAACGGTCTAGCGTCTAATGTGGGCACGATTTTAATCAAACTGTTTAGTAAGTCCGCTTGTATGTTTTTAAGGGAATCATTAACAACTCCCAGTCGGAGATGATGGGGCTGTTGCCATGACGGGAAAGCGCTAAGTTGAGTAAATTTGAGTTCCGCAGACGGGTGACGGTTGGCGACATTGTTAAGTATGATTTGAATTTCTGGAATTAAATCTTCTTCCGTATCACCCAAGAATTGCAAAGTTAAATGCAAATTGTCTACCCGAGTTTTATTTAGAGCAGAAGAGTCGGGCAGTTTAGCCGCAATTTTAGCTATGGCCAATTTGGTGGCAGCATCTAAATGAATCGCAATAAAGAGTCGTTGGTTCATGATGTTATTTTACTCTCTTATTTATTCTGTATTTTTTCCTTCCCCCGTCATGCTGAACTTGTTTCAGCATCTCTTAGTAAATCCTTCCATTTAGGGTTAACACTCTCAATCAAGTTGATTTTCCACTGACGATGCCATCTTTTCAGTTGCTTTTCTCTGGCAATAGCTTCTATTACCGAATCGAATTCTTCCAAATAAACTAGTCGCTTAAGCCGATATTTTTTGGTGAAGGATTTGATTTCGGATAAATAATGCTGATCTAATCGTTGAACAAGGGTACTGGTTACGCCAACATAAAGCACACCCCTTGGCTTATTGGTGAGGATATAAACATAACCTTTCTTCATAACCCCATTATAGAGATCCTGAAATAAATTCAGGATGACGAACAGCCGCACTACACCAGTTTGGGATGACAGAAAAAGAGACAGCGGGTAGTATAAATATACTAAATATAATGCCAAAATGGACAATCTCTATGCGGTGATTTTTGCGGGAGGAGTAGGGACGCGGTTGTGGCCAGTGAGCCGTCAAAATAGCCCCAAGCAACTCAAACCGTTTCTAGATAGCAACGATACGCTGGTCCAGAAAACGTGGGAAAGAGTGCGGAAGATTTTGCCACCAGAAAATATTTATATCAGCACAGTCAAAGGTTACGAAAATTTCTTAATCGAGCAACTACCCGAATTTCTACCAAATCATTTAATAGTAGAGCCGGAACTTAGAAACACTTGTCCGGCGATTGGGTTGGCAACGGCAGTAGTGGCAAAAGAACATCCCGGCGCTTTCATGATGAATGTGTGGGCGGATCATTATTATGCCCAGGAAGATAAATGGGTCGAAGTCATCCAAAAATCTTTTAATTATCTAAAACAACATCCGGAACTGGTTGTAAGCGTGGGATTGCCGATTATTTATCCGTATACAGGGTATGGCTATTTAGAAGTGCAGTCGGAGCCGATAATTGAAAATGTTTTTGCAGTGAAGCGATTTGTGGAAAAGCCTAGTCTGGAGCAGGCGCAAGAATTTATGCAAGCCGGCAATTATTATTGGAATCCGGCGCTGTGGCTGTGGCAAGGGGAAAAGATGTTATCTATCTACCGCCAGTTAGTGCCGGATATCTACCAAGGTCTGCAGACGATTCAGGCAGCTTGGGGGACACCGGATGAGTTAACTGTTTTGCAAAACACCTATCCCACCTTTACTAAAGTAGCGGTGGATTATGCTATTTTCGAAAAAGGTCCGCAGATGGTGCTGATCCCGGCTGATTTAGGCTGGAAGGATGTAGGGAGTTGGCAGTCGGTCCACGAAGTTTTAAACGGTAAACAGAAAACAGGAGTGGCGGTAAAGGGTAAGGCTTTAGTTGTAAACTGTCAGGATGTTTTGGTTTTTAATGAGGATACCGATAAGCTAGTGACCGTAGTCGGCTTAGAAGATGTCGCTGTCGTAAATACCCCGGATGCTCTGCTGGTAGTCAGAAAGAGCCGGGATCAAGAGGTGAAGGGTTTGGTGGAGAGATTAGAAAAGGAGGAGATGACAGAGTATTTATGATAGTATAAATTGGTAATATGATAAATAAAGCTTAATTTCTCCTTATGGCAAAGAAAACAGGTCTGTTAGGGGCAGTTATCGTGGCAATTCTCCTGATGGCCTTAATTATCGATATTCCAGCTTTAGCTAAATTCGTCGGATTTAAAAATGGCTGGACGATTCATGAGGGCTTGGACTTGCAAGGCGGTACTCATCTGGTTTACCAGACGGATTTAAGCAAAGTTGCCGCTGGCGATGAAACCACTGCCGTTATGGGAGTAGTGGATGTTATCCGACGCCGAATCGACGCTTTGGGTGTGTCTGAGCCGTTGATCCAAAAAACTAAAGATAATTCTCGGGTAATTGTGGAATTGCCGGGTATTAAAGATGTTAACCAAGCTATTGGCCTGATCGGTCAAACTGCTCAATTGGAATTCCGCGAAGGGATAGTGGGGCAGAGTATCGACGCCAGCAACAAAGTGATTGCTTACGAATACGACAAATGGAAAGACATTGGATTGACGGGCGCTAATTTTGCCAGAGCCGAGGCCCAGATCGATCAAAGCAGCAGTTCGTTAGTGCAAAAACCGGTGGTGGCAATAGAGTTCGATAGTACCGGTGCTAAAATTTTTGCCGAGGCGACCAAGCGTAATCTCCAAAAACCCCTAGCTATCTTTTTAGATAAACAGCTGCTCTCGGCTCCGACAGTTCAAGATGAGATCACGGATGGCCAAGCGATTATTAATGGTAGCTTTTCTCTGCAAGAGGCTAAAAGTTTAGCCATTCAGCTGAATGCCGGTGCCTTGCCCGTGCCAGTCAAATTAATTTCTCAAAACAATATTGGCGCCACCTTAGGGCAAGAAGCGGTGACGAAAAGCATTGTGGCGGGATTACTCGGACTGTTAATGGTATTGCTCTTCATGATCATCTTTTATCGTTTGCCGGGCATTTTAGCTTCACTGGCATTAATTATTTATGCCATTATTTCTTTAGCTATCTTTATCTTCATTCCGGTAACGATGACCCTGGCTGGTATCGCCGGTTTTATTATCTCGGTCGGTATGGCGATCGATGCCAATATTCTTATTTTTGAACGGATGAAAGAAGAAATCAGGGAAGGCCGCAGTATTTTAGCAGCAATTGATGCGGGATTCTATCGGGCCTGGACTTCTATCCGCGATTCGAACATCTCTACTTTAATTACCTGTGTTATTTTGTATTACTTTGGTTCCGGGTTAATTAGGGGATTTGCTCTGACTTTGGGTATCGGCGTGTTTATCAGCATGTTTAGCGCCATTACCATCACGCATACCTTATTGCGCTTAGTCGCAGCGACTCCGCTCGTAAAAAATCTTAAACTTTGGGGAGCCAAATCACTATGAATGTAGTTAAAACTTTTAAATTCTGGATCGGATTGTCTGTGGTACTGATCATAGTCGGCATTACCGCCATGTTTCTTTATGGATACAAAACTGGCATCGATTTTGCCGGAGGCACTATTTTGGAATTGCAGATAGCTCAACCCAAAACTCCGGATACCGACACTAAAATGGTTATCACGGATGCCTACAAATCTAAAGTGAACTTGGATGTGGCGCCTCAGGCAGAGGGCGGTGATCGCTACTTTGTGCGCAGTGCTCAAATTAACAATGATCAGAAAAATACCATTCTGGTGGCCGTGCAAGAAAAATTCAACCAGGTGAGCGAGCTCAGGTTCGAATCGGTCGATCCGACCATCGGTGCTGATGTGGTACGCAAAGCCGTGCTGGCGGTGATCTTGGCTATTTTTGGTATCTTACTGTACATCGCCTACGCTTTTCGCAGAGTGCCGGGGGAGGTAAGTGCTTGGCGGTTCGGCAGCGCTGCCGTCATCGCTTTAGCGCATGATGTTTTGATTCTATTAGGCCTCTATGCTATTGTCGGTCATTTTTGGGGAGCGGAAGTAGACGGCATGTTTATTACGGCGGTTTTAACTATGGTGGGATTTTCTGTCCACGACACGATCGTAACCTTCGATCGGGTAAGAGAAAATTTGCGGCGCCGGGCGGGTGAAGATCTCGTTGTGCTGCTAAATGACAGTATTGTAGAAACCATTGTCCGGTCAATTAACACTTCCTTTACGCTGTTTTTAGTGCTGGTCGCAATGTTTTTCTTTGGCGGCCCCACTCTCAAATTCTTTACGCTAGCGATGATTATCGGAGTAATCGTGGGAACTTATTCCTCGGTCTTTATTGCTTCGCCCCTGCTGTTACTCGGATATAAAAAACATTAATCATGTCCAGCTCAAAAGTTATTCAAACTCCGCGGGGACTCAGAGATATTTTGCCCGAAGAGCAGAAGTATTGGTTTTGGTAGAGAAAAATTTTCAGGATGTTTTTCATGCCGCCGGCTTTGAGCGGATTATTTTGCCAACCTTTGAAGCTACTGAACTATTTAAACGCAGCGTTGGCGAATTTACTGACATTGTGGATAAACAGATGTATACCTTCAAAGATCTGGGCGGCAATAGCGTCACGCTACGTCCCGAGGGTACTGCCGGAGCCGCTCGGGCTTACATTGAACATGGCATGCGGACCTTACCTCAACCGGTTAAATTGTATTATTGGGGGCCAATGTACCGTTACGAACGGCCTCAGGCGGGGAGATTTCGGGAATTCTACCAGTTTGGCTTGGAATTATTCGGCGACGATGACCCGGCGACCGATGCAGCCATGATCCAATCCATGATGCGGTACTATCAGAAAATTGGTCTCAAAGATTTAATAGTTAAAATCAATAGCTTAGGAACTTCCAAGTGCAGAGCCAAATCAGTCGGAGCGTTAGAAAAATTTTTAACTCCCCACAAGAAAGATTTATGTGAAGATTGTAAAATCCGCTTGAAGAAAAATACTTTACGCGTGTTAGATTGCAAGGTGGCTAAATGCAAGGGGATTGTAGCCGAAGCTGGCAATATTCTATTGGATAGCTTAGACCAAGAATCAAAAAAACGATTTACTAAAGTTCTCGAATATCTAGATGATATGAAGGTAGAATACGAACTCGATTCTAATCTCGTGCGGGGCCTTGATTACTACACCC includes the following:
- a CDS encoding sugar phosphate nucleotidyltransferase — encoded protein: MDNLYAVIFAGGVGTRLWPVSRQNSPKQLKPFLDSNDTLVQKTWERVRKILPPENIYISTVKGYENFLIEQLPEFLPNHLIVEPELRNTCPAIGLATAVVAKEHPGAFMMNVWADHYYAQEDKWVEVIQKSFNYLKQHPELVVSVGLPIIYPYTGYGYLEVQSEPIIENVFAVKRFVEKPSLEQAQEFMQAGNYYWNPALWLWQGEKMLSIYRQLVPDIYQGLQTIQAAWGTPDELTVLQNTYPTFTKVAVDYAIFEKGPQMVLIPADLGWKDVGSWQSVHEVLNGKQKTGVAVKGKALVVNCQDVLVFNEDTDKLVTVVGLEDVAVVNTPDALLVVRKSRDQEVKGLVERLEKEEMTEYL
- the thpR gene encoding RNA 2',3'-cyclic phosphodiesterase encodes the protein MNQRLFIAIHLDAATKLAIAKIAAKLPDSSALNKTRVDNLHLTLQFLGDTEEDLIPEIQIILNNVANRHPSAELKFTQLSAFPSWQQPHHLRLGVVNDSLKNIQADLLNSLIKIVPTLDARPFQPHITLARVKSLDVVTLNKLQSLNGVITLPAIMSATSIDLMASTLTPHGPIYTLISQHHLVPVDKKI
- the secF gene encoding protein translocase subunit SecF produces the protein MNVVKTFKFWIGLSVVLIIVGITAMFLYGYKTGIDFAGGTILELQIAQPKTPDTDTKMVITDAYKSKVNLDVAPQAEGGDRYFVRSAQINNDQKNTILVAVQEKFNQVSELRFESVDPTIGADVVRKAVLAVILAIFGILLYIAYAFRRVPGEVSAWRFGSAAVIALAHDVLILLGLYAIVGHFWGAEVDGMFITAVLTMVGFSVHDTIVTFDRVRENLRRRAGEDLVVLLNDSIVETIVRSINTSFTLFLVLVAMFFFGGPTLKFFTLAMIIGVIVGTYSSVFIASPLLLLGYKKH
- a CDS encoding GIY-YIG nuclease family protein: MKKGYVYILTNKPRGVLYVGVTSTLVQRLDQHYLSEIKSFTKKYRLKRLVYLEEFDSVIEAIAREKQLKRWHRQWKINLIESVNPKWKDLLRDAETSSA
- the hisS gene encoding histidine--tRNA ligase; amino-acid sequence: MLRPCCYSDIKNINHVQLKSYSNSAGTQRYFARRAEVLVLVEKNFQDVFHAAGFERIILPTFEATELFKRSVGEFTDIVDKQMYTFKDLGGNSVTLRPEGTAGAARAYIEHGMRTLPQPVKLYYWGPMYRYERPQAGRFREFYQFGLELFGDDDPATDAAMIQSMMRYYQKIGLKDLIVKINSLGTSKCRAKSVGALEKFLTPHKKDLCEDCKIRLKKNTLRVLDCKVAKCKGIVAEAGNILLDSLDQESKKRFTKVLEYLDDMKVEYELDSNLVRGLDYYTHTIFEVVIKGEDTSIGGGGRYDGLIKLLGGPDTPAIGYAGGVERTIDALKQQTIMVPETAKTDVFVVQLGDRAKAKAIEIITSLEQAGLRVSSLLGKGNIQSQLGAASQLNSLLAVIIGDQEVHDKNVILRDMQDRSQETVLDRNIVKMIIQKIEEKTAIKL
- a CDS encoding Ig-like domain-containing protein → MKQIKISRLGKQFINLIEQELLAIISVGVVLAFLFSQSMAAGLPEEIALAEGSELQATEATVQTITDVSPSAGEVLFHGQPTIDFGSDIKGITRTDFEIWPKETGIKNFGNYLQILEKNEVTILGVSNGSHNIYVKAFGTLNINGVGFTFKTIRTLVKTIQVTNGSILIKFTAGAQIYTISTLQLEKETAENEPPAVPASIAVLPFHSTLVLNKYTPATFRPLVIVLDQDGKQISTTSGSLKWTTSDSNVATVDTNGLVIPKLPGSVTITVQVNGTELIAATSVLIRAAEEVPIIDITTPRTQSAAPTTEATNTTTTEENQTNTIAGFFTELFNLKPSSAANLNPATTTQTAPAASITAPAAASPTASADPGLLSKLITSVQNGMTTAALFIQQTLGQLVAQLIH
- the secD gene encoding protein translocase subunit SecD — protein: MAKKTGLLGAVIVAILLMALIIDIPALAKFVGFKNGWTIHEGLDLQGGTHLVYQTDLSKVAAGDETTAVMGVVDVIRRRIDALGVSEPLIQKTKDNSRVIVELPGIKDVNQAIGLIGQTAQLEFREGIVGQSIDASNKVIAYEYDKWKDIGLTGANFARAEAQIDQSSSSLVQKPVVAIEFDSTGAKIFAEATKRNLQKPLAIFLDKQLLSAPTVQDEITDGQAIINGSFSLQEAKSLAIQLNAGALPVPVKLISQNNIGATLGQEAVTKSIVAGLLGLLMVLLFMIIFYRLPGILASLALIIYAIISLAIFIFIPVTMTLAGIAGFIISVGMAIDANILIFERMKEEIREGRSILAAIDAGFYRAWTSIRDSNISTLITCVILYYFGSGLIRGFALTLGIGVFISMFSAITITHTLLRLVAATPLVKNLKLWGAKSL